From a region of the Helianthus annuus cultivar XRQ/B chromosome 5, HanXRQr2.0-SUNRISE, whole genome shotgun sequence genome:
- the LOC110942949 gene encoding velvet complex subunit B-like: MPPPTIATSSASVHRRHHHRIPPTTATTHRQSPPPPTEHHTATNQHHQTLAPPPLPPPITGATTTTNDHRTPPLSPPSTTEHRHRHRPPAPPPTTTATRHHHPRHQTPPPRQPPPTTANHCHSLPLSPPTTATTHNRHHRCFYSFFVSGLLNSTS, encoded by the coding sequence ATGCCACCGCCGACCATCGCCACCTCCTCCGCCTCTGTACATCGGCGCCACCACCACAGAATaccaccgaccaccgccaccacccaccgccaATCTCCGCCCCCCCCCACCGAACACCATACAGCcaccaaccaacaccaccaaACATTGGCGCCACCGCCGCTGCCGCCACCGATCACcggcgccaccaccaccaccaacgaCCACCGAACACCACCATTGTCGCCACCATCCACCACTGAACACCGGCACCGCCATCGACCACCGgcaccaccaccaaccaccactgccacccgTCACCACCACCCTCGCCACCAAACACCGCCGCCACGCCAACCACCGCCGACCACCGCCAACCACTGCCACTCATTGCCGCTGTCACCGCCAACCACCGCCACCACGCACAACCGCCATCATCGCTGCTTTTATTCCTTCTTCGTTTCTGGCCTACTAAATAGCACAAGTTAA